A region from the Paenarthrobacter aurescens genome encodes:
- the prcA gene encoding proteasome subunit alpha — MTQQFYVSPEQLMKDRADFARKGIARGRSVVVISCADGIALIAENPSPSLHKIGEIYDKIAFAAVGKYNEFESLRQAGVRYADVRGYSYDREDVTARGLASVYAQSLGAVFTAEQKPFEVELAVAEVGFTQEQDHLYRLTFDGSIADENGFVVMGGLADQISDVVSGAWEPELTLAGAMQLALRALATNKEVDELPATAVEAAVLYRASESNRGSRRAFRRLLPEDMTRLLTEES; from the coding sequence ATGACTCAGCAGTTTTACGTCTCGCCCGAGCAGTTGATGAAGGACCGTGCGGACTTCGCACGGAAAGGCATCGCCCGTGGGCGTTCAGTGGTGGTCATCAGCTGCGCCGATGGGATTGCGCTCATCGCAGAAAACCCTTCGCCTTCGCTGCACAAGATTGGTGAAATCTACGACAAAATTGCTTTCGCCGCAGTAGGAAAGTACAACGAGTTTGAAAGCCTCAGGCAAGCAGGGGTCCGCTACGCCGACGTCCGCGGGTACTCCTACGATCGCGAGGACGTCACCGCGCGCGGCCTGGCCAGTGTCTATGCCCAAAGTCTCGGCGCGGTGTTCACGGCCGAGCAGAAGCCCTTCGAAGTGGAACTGGCTGTGGCCGAGGTTGGTTTCACCCAGGAGCAGGACCACCTTTACCGCCTGACCTTTGATGGATCCATCGCCGATGAGAACGGCTTTGTGGTCATGGGCGGGCTCGCTGACCAGATTTCCGACGTCGTCAGCGGGGCTTGGGAGCCGGAGCTCACGTTGGCGGGGGCCATGCAACTGGCTCTGCGCGCACTGGCCACCAATAAGGAAGTAGACGAACTGCCCGCCACCGCGGTAGAAGCCGCGGTGCTGTACCGCGCATCGGAAAGCAACCGCGGGTCCCGTAGAGCGTTCCGACGGCTGCTGCCCGAGGACATGACCCGGTTGCTCACAGAGGAGAGCTGA
- the pafA gene encoding Pup--protein ligase → MDKRIFGIETEFGISYSSPDSRPLAPEEVARYLFRKVVSWGRSSNVFLTNGSRLYLDVGSHPEYATAECDDLAQLIAHDRAGELILDDLVDEAQARLAAEGFNGTVYLFKNNTDSAGNSYGSHENYLIPRRGEFSRLAEILIPFLVTRQLIAGAGKVLKTPHGATFAFSQRADHIWEGVSSATTRSRPIINTRDEPHADAEFYRRLHVIVGDSNMSETSALLKVGTVDLILRMIEAGVIMRDMRMENPIRSIREISHDLTGRALVRLANGRQLTALDIQREYLNKVTEFVAANGAHNAHVPLILDLWERTLNAIESGDTSTIDTEVDWAIKKKLMDGYMRRHDLSLDSPRIAQLDLTYHDISRQRGIFFLLQARGAARRLVTETDVKDAVDAPPQTTRAKLRGDFVRRAQELGRDYTVDWVHLKLNDRAHQTILCKDPFRNVDERVDALLESMG, encoded by the coding sequence ATGGATAAGCGGATATTTGGCATCGAAACGGAGTTCGGAATTTCCTATTCGAGCCCCGATTCCCGTCCTTTGGCGCCTGAGGAAGTGGCCCGTTATCTCTTCCGCAAAGTGGTGAGTTGGGGCCGGTCGTCCAACGTTTTCCTCACCAACGGCTCGCGGCTCTATCTGGATGTGGGCTCTCACCCGGAATATGCCACCGCGGAATGCGACGACCTCGCCCAACTTATAGCCCACGACAGGGCGGGCGAGCTCATTTTGGACGACCTCGTGGATGAGGCCCAGGCGCGGCTCGCCGCCGAAGGGTTCAACGGCACGGTGTACCTGTTCAAGAACAACACGGATTCTGCGGGCAATTCCTACGGCAGTCATGAGAACTACCTCATACCTCGTCGCGGCGAGTTTTCCCGCCTTGCCGAGATTTTGATTCCGTTCCTGGTGACGCGGCAACTGATTGCGGGCGCCGGAAAAGTCCTGAAGACTCCCCACGGGGCCACCTTCGCATTCTCCCAGCGGGCGGACCACATCTGGGAAGGAGTGTCCTCGGCCACCACAAGGTCCAGGCCCATCATCAACACACGCGACGAGCCGCATGCGGACGCAGAATTTTATCGCCGCCTGCATGTCATTGTGGGTGACTCCAACATGTCCGAGACATCAGCTTTGCTGAAGGTGGGCACCGTTGACCTCATCCTTCGTATGATCGAGGCCGGCGTCATCATGCGTGACATGCGCATGGAGAATCCCATCCGCAGCATCCGCGAAATCTCCCATGACCTTACCGGCCGCGCCCTGGTCCGCCTGGCCAACGGCCGGCAACTGACCGCTTTGGATATTCAGCGCGAGTACCTGAACAAAGTCACTGAATTCGTCGCCGCAAATGGTGCCCACAACGCCCATGTACCCCTCATTCTGGACTTGTGGGAGCGTACGCTGAACGCCATTGAGAGCGGGGACACCAGCACCATTGACACCGAAGTGGACTGGGCCATCAAGAAGAAACTCATGGATGGCTACATGCGCCGGCACGACCTCAGCCTGGACTCACCGCGCATCGCCCAACTGGACCTCACCTACCATGACATCTCACGGCAGCGCGGGATCTTTTTCCTGCTCCAGGCCCGCGGTGCAGCACGCAGGCTGGTGACCGAAACCGACGTCAAGGATGCGGTGGATGCACCACCGCAAACAACGCGGGCAAAATTGCGGGGAGACTTTGTGCGCAGAGCACAGGAGCTGGGCCGCGACTACACGGTGGACTGGGTGCACCTGAAACTCAACGACCGCGCACACCAAACCATCCTGTGCAAGGATCCGTTCCGGAACGTTGACGAGCGGGTGGATGCCCTCCTGGAGTCCATGGGCTGA
- a CDS encoding FKBP-type peptidyl-prolyl cis-trans isomerase: MRRLLAILLPALLLITACGGGDTPAAEPTSKSVGDVSKLDSLKVTDNGNDKAPGIEFSKPLAVTGPTVKVVKEGDGEPVKMGQIAELVFVMVDGTDGKTLEDGYTKGPQAIELSEQMKPGNELIFDAIIGAKVGSHVAIAAPGSSNASGGSTASAPASSQLVVFKIASAKDAPGLLSKEETDQLDKDGKLPKVTFDDKGAPSVEIPKTDAPSGLSVKVLSEGTGEELKDSDTINANYTGWRWEDSTKFDSSYDRGEAATFGLNQVIKGWTLGLTGQKVGSKVLLTIPADLAYGANAAAQGKPAGPLVFVVEITGKK; the protein is encoded by the coding sequence GTGCGCCGACTCCTAGCAATTCTCCTTCCCGCCCTGCTGCTGATCACCGCGTGTGGAGGTGGTGACACCCCGGCCGCTGAGCCCACCAGCAAATCAGTAGGCGATGTTTCCAAGCTCGACTCCCTGAAGGTCACGGACAACGGAAATGACAAAGCACCCGGCATTGAATTCTCCAAGCCCCTTGCAGTGACTGGACCCACCGTCAAGGTTGTCAAAGAAGGCGATGGCGAACCCGTCAAAATGGGTCAGATCGCCGAGCTGGTCTTTGTCATGGTCGATGGCACCGATGGCAAAACGCTCGAGGACGGCTACACCAAGGGTCCTCAGGCAATCGAACTCTCCGAGCAGATGAAGCCCGGAAATGAGCTGATCTTTGACGCCATCATCGGAGCCAAAGTGGGCAGCCACGTGGCCATTGCCGCTCCGGGCAGCTCCAACGCTTCGGGCGGCTCCACTGCTTCGGCACCTGCTTCCTCTCAGCTGGTGGTCTTCAAGATCGCCTCCGCAAAGGACGCCCCCGGTCTGCTGAGCAAGGAAGAGACCGATCAGCTGGACAAGGACGGCAAGCTTCCCAAGGTAACTTTTGACGACAAGGGCGCTCCTTCGGTGGAAATCCCCAAGACTGATGCTCCGTCTGGACTTTCCGTGAAGGTCCTTTCCGAAGGCACCGGCGAGGAACTGAAGGACTCCGACACGATCAACGCCAACTACACCGGCTGGCGCTGGGAGGACAGCACCAAGTTCGACTCCAGCTATGACCGCGGCGAGGCCGCCACCTTCGGCCTGAACCAGGTCATCAAGGGCTGGACGCTCGGACTGACAGGCCAGAAGGTTGGCTCGAAGGTTCTGCTGACCATTCCCGCGGATCTGGCCTATGGTGCAAACGCTGCCGCACAGGGCAAGCCTGCCGGCCCCTTGGTGTTCGTCGTGGAAATTACCGGCAAGAAGTAA
- a CDS encoding FKBP-type peptidyl-prolyl cis-trans isomerase — protein MSFGQRDFDRTKPEIDFPEGDVPTDLVITDLIEGTGPEAKAGDTVSTHYVGVAWSTGEEFDASWGRGAPLDFRVGVGQVIQGWDQGLLGMKVGGRRRLEIPSELAYGSRGAGGAIKPNEALIFVVDLVAVR, from the coding sequence ATGTCATTTGGACAGCGTGACTTTGACCGCACCAAGCCCGAGATCGACTTCCCCGAAGGCGACGTCCCCACTGACCTCGTCATCACGGACCTGATTGAGGGCACGGGCCCCGAGGCCAAGGCCGGGGACACCGTATCCACCCACTACGTGGGCGTTGCCTGGTCCACTGGTGAAGAATTCGACGCTTCCTGGGGTCGCGGCGCTCCGCTGGACTTCCGCGTTGGCGTCGGTCAGGTCATTCAGGGCTGGGACCAGGGCCTCCTGGGCATGAAGGTAGGCGGCCGCCGTCGCCTGGAGATCCCTTCGGAACTCGCTTACGGTTCGCGTGGAGCTGGTGGAGCCATCAAGCCGAACGAAGCTCTGATCTTCGTCGTTGATCTCGTGGCTGTCCGCTAG
- a CDS encoding YafY family protein, with the protein MSASRTERLLNLLLALLNTKVGLPRAVLREKVYHDSADNDVAFGRMFERDKVDLKQFGFEIETLMDPRNFGADDPASARYRIGKDSNRLPDVSLTPAESTVLLLAAQLWERAALGSAAANAVRKLQAAGGFRDVDLPAGVQPRIKPAGQAFDDVVAAMHGKHPIRFGYQAVSTGREEVREVEPWGLGSRFGQWYLVGLDRGRGAKRVFRLSRMTTAISVLTTGSFHPPKDFNARAELDELNELPVRQATLVIDKDKLLALRKKATSLQDAPDESGRDRITVDFRDPEQLAEELASYGPHVKVTGPAELSAAVVRRLQAAADFDDAPLPPLEFPEAGRAPRARKRTSEDQLARMLQLVPFLVHHQGLHIQEVADHFGISRKALIDDLKILICSGLPEGYPDDLLDIQWENDHVYISEHLDLNRPVRFSEEEAAALLTGLAMLGDLPALAGVPEDGSGSALESVTIKLTGAAGEAARLAGSVSGQSVAPEQAQAFAAITQAIREGRQLRLRYFSLQRDEVTERDVDPLRLYSLDSTWYFEAYCHSKAGVRNFRLDRVESLEPNGRAVSGSATAGQDFPARLFTPGEDDVLVCLELTRQGAGLADDYYAERTAPLPDGGLLAEVRFGDAGWLPMFVSQHGGSVRILEPESLRQETRAWIDAALVQYDSPTGTKAG; encoded by the coding sequence GTGTCCGCATCCCGCACCGAACGTCTCCTGAACCTTCTCCTGGCTTTGCTCAATACCAAAGTCGGCCTTCCACGTGCCGTACTGCGCGAAAAGGTCTATCACGATTCGGCGGACAACGATGTCGCCTTTGGACGAATGTTTGAACGCGACAAAGTGGATCTTAAGCAGTTCGGCTTTGAGATCGAAACCTTGATGGATCCCCGCAACTTCGGCGCGGACGACCCCGCCTCGGCGCGGTACCGGATCGGCAAGGACTCCAACCGGTTACCTGATGTGAGCCTGACTCCGGCGGAAAGTACCGTCCTGCTGCTCGCTGCCCAGCTGTGGGAACGCGCCGCACTGGGTTCGGCCGCAGCCAACGCTGTCCGTAAATTGCAGGCAGCCGGCGGCTTCAGGGACGTAGACCTCCCCGCAGGAGTGCAACCACGGATCAAGCCAGCCGGACAGGCTTTCGACGACGTCGTGGCGGCCATGCATGGTAAGCACCCGATCCGCTTCGGCTACCAGGCGGTCAGTACCGGGCGGGAGGAAGTCCGGGAAGTGGAGCCCTGGGGACTGGGCAGCCGTTTCGGTCAGTGGTACCTCGTGGGCTTGGACCGGGGGAGGGGCGCCAAGAGGGTCTTCAGGCTCTCCAGGATGACCACGGCAATAAGTGTCCTCACCACCGGCAGCTTCCACCCACCAAAGGACTTCAACGCCCGGGCTGAACTGGATGAGCTCAACGAGCTCCCCGTCCGGCAGGCAACCCTGGTGATTGATAAGGACAAACTGCTGGCTTTGCGGAAAAAGGCCACATCACTTCAAGACGCCCCGGATGAAAGCGGCCGCGACCGGATAACAGTCGATTTCCGGGACCCGGAGCAGCTGGCCGAAGAGCTTGCCTCCTACGGGCCCCACGTCAAGGTGACCGGCCCCGCTGAACTGAGTGCCGCCGTCGTGCGCCGCCTCCAAGCCGCCGCTGACTTTGACGACGCGCCGCTGCCACCCCTTGAGTTTCCCGAGGCAGGCCGTGCGCCACGGGCCCGCAAACGTACCTCCGAGGACCAGCTGGCCAGGATGCTGCAGCTGGTGCCGTTCCTTGTCCACCACCAAGGCCTGCACATCCAGGAAGTTGCTGATCATTTTGGCATCAGCCGCAAGGCGTTGATCGACGACTTGAAAATCCTTATCTGTTCGGGACTGCCGGAGGGCTATCCGGATGACCTTCTGGACATTCAGTGGGAGAACGATCACGTCTACATCTCCGAACACCTGGATTTGAACCGGCCCGTGCGCTTCAGCGAAGAGGAAGCAGCAGCCTTGTTGACCGGCCTGGCCATGCTGGGGGACCTGCCTGCTCTGGCCGGCGTGCCTGAAGACGGGTCCGGCAGTGCGCTGGAATCGGTCACCATCAAACTCACCGGTGCCGCTGGGGAAGCTGCACGGCTGGCCGGTTCCGTGTCCGGCCAATCGGTGGCACCTGAACAGGCGCAAGCTTTTGCCGCAATAACCCAGGCCATCCGCGAAGGCCGGCAGTTGAGGCTCAGGTACTTCTCCTTGCAAAGGGACGAGGTGACCGAGCGCGATGTTGATCCCCTTCGCCTCTACTCCTTGGACAGCACGTGGTATTTCGAGGCTTACTGCCACAGCAAGGCAGGCGTGAGAAACTTCCGCCTGGACAGGGTGGAGTCCCTGGAGCCCAATGGCCGGGCTGTGTCCGGTTCGGCAACTGCCGGACAGGACTTCCCGGCCAGGCTGTTTACCCCGGGAGAGGACGACGTCCTGGTGTGCCTGGAACTGACCCGTCAGGGCGCGGGACTGGCGGATGACTACTATGCCGAACGTACAGCCCCACTGCCCGACGGCGGTTTGCTCGCCGAGGTGAGGTTTGGCGACGCCGGCTGGCTGCCAATGTTCGTGTCCCAACATGGGGGTTCGGTCCGGATTCTTGAACCGGAGTCCTTGCGCCAGGAGACCCGGGCGTGGATCGACGCCGCTTTGGTGCAGTACGACTCACCAACTGGGACCAAGGCTGGCTAG
- the tatA gene encoding Sec-independent protein translocase subunit TatA, translating into MRLEGWHLIIIIVLALVLFAAPKLPSMARSIGQSMRIFKSEVREMKKDGSSEAKDSQDSSNPVEGKVVGHPDVNTKNNGETDVPPANRV; encoded by the coding sequence ATGAGGCTCGAAGGCTGGCATCTCATCATCATCATCGTTCTGGCTCTGGTGCTCTTTGCAGCGCCGAAGCTGCCGTCCATGGCGCGCAGCATTGGGCAGTCGATGCGTATTTTCAAGTCTGAAGTCCGTGAGATGAAGAAGGATGGTTCTTCTGAAGCCAAGGACTCCCAGGACTCTTCCAACCCCGTAGAAGGCAAGGTTGTAGGCCACCCGGACGTCAACACAAAGAACAACGGCGAGACAGACGTACCGCCCGCTAACCGCGTCTAA
- the tatC gene encoding twin-arginine translocase subunit TatC: MVETKGRKANPEARMALLDHLKELRNRLFKAAIGVIVGTVVGFIVYQPLLEALIKPIKDLNEKEGRSATLNFDGVASSFDLMVQVSVFLGVILSSPIWIYQLWAFIVPGLHKKERRLALSFVAAAVPLFIGGVLLAWLVLPNAVRVLTDFTPVGGSNFISAEIYLAFVLRLLLAFGIAFLVPVVLVGLNLAGIVKGKQLIKSWRITIFLVCLFAAMAAPGADAMSMFYLAAPMLILFFAAIGICVLNDRRRERRAIKRAAETEATADIATPATDLENL, from the coding sequence GTGGTAGAAACGAAGGGGCGCAAAGCCAACCCCGAAGCCCGGATGGCGCTCCTGGATCACCTCAAGGAGCTGCGAAACCGGCTCTTCAAGGCTGCAATCGGCGTCATAGTGGGAACAGTGGTGGGCTTCATTGTCTACCAGCCTCTGCTGGAAGCATTAATCAAGCCGATCAAGGACCTCAACGAAAAAGAGGGACGCTCCGCCACGCTGAACTTCGATGGCGTGGCGAGTTCCTTTGACCTCATGGTCCAGGTCTCTGTCTTCCTCGGCGTGATCCTTTCGAGCCCCATCTGGATTTACCAGCTGTGGGCGTTCATTGTCCCCGGGCTTCACAAAAAAGAGCGGCGCCTGGCGCTGTCCTTCGTGGCGGCGGCTGTCCCTCTGTTCATTGGCGGCGTGCTGCTGGCGTGGCTGGTGCTGCCCAACGCCGTGAGGGTGCTGACTGACTTCACTCCGGTGGGCGGTTCAAACTTCATCAGCGCCGAAATCTACCTGGCCTTCGTCCTCAGGCTCCTGCTCGCCTTCGGTATCGCCTTCCTGGTCCCGGTGGTCCTTGTGGGGTTGAACCTTGCTGGAATCGTCAAGGGAAAGCAACTCATCAAGAGTTGGCGCATCACGATCTTCCTGGTTTGCTTGTTTGCTGCGATGGCCGCTCCGGGCGCCGACGCCATGAGCATGTTCTATCTCGCAGCACCCATGCTGATCCTGTTCTTCGCGGCCATTGGTATTTGCGTGTTGAATGACCGGCGCCGTGAGCGCAGGGCCATCAAGCGGGCCGCTGAAACTGAAGCAACGGCCGACATCGCAACCCCGGCAACAGATCTGGAGAATCTCTAG
- a CDS encoding RNA helicase, with amino-acid sequence MSSITGSPSPSDRYQAAAQRAAESKTYLGAFARSLDFELDDFQRAACRSLQEGRGVLVAAPTGAGKTIVGEFAIYLALERGLKAFYTTPIKALSNQKYSELAAKYGAANVGLLTGDTTINGEAPVVVMTTEVLRNMLYADSETLGDLGFVVMDEVHYLADRFRGAVWEEVIIHLPSEVQVASLSATVSNAEEFGAWLDTVRGDTDVIVSEHRPVPLWQHVMVGRQIVDLFAGDTTFDEIAPQASGARETEAPDLAESDEVLAEPPGTDRRRVSAKRSSTNTARQAVTGPEFEVNPDLLAMARSESRMNMNGRFGHGGRSRRRQDRYRDERQQSEQRSPVRKASRPQVIESLRRQDLLPAITFIFSRAGCDAAVAQCASSGLWLTTEQEQKIIAQRVDEASHEIPADDLDVLGFWGWRDGLIRGFAAHHAGMLPTFKEVVEKLFADGLVKAVFATETLALGVNMPARCVVLEKLEKFNGEAHVNITAGEYTQLTGRAGRRGIDVEGHAVVLWQPGTDPAAVAGLASRRTYPLNSSFRPTYNMSINLIAQFGRIRAREILESSFAQFQADRSVVGLARQVRGREESLAGYAKSMQCHLGDFTEYGKLRRELSDAENFAARDHQRARKSHVADSLTRLIPGDVISIYSGRLAGHAVVLEVDRNAREPRPSVLTSDNQLRRIGVHDLDGPVSPVTRIRIPKSFNAKVPKARRDLASSMRHAISEDAPQSRRNSRHEDFGLGARLPDQEKKIADLRRALRAHPCHGCSEREDHARWSERWWKLRRETDGLVRQIQSRTNTIAKTFDRVCDVLSAYGYLETNDAGHVTISADGQRLRRIYGEKDLLISQTVRRGAINELDAAELASLASTLVYQAKREDRGLRPRMPSVSLESAVDIVIREWSQLEDTEERNRLPLTGEPELGLVWPMYKWARGRHLQDVLSGTDLAAGDFVRWAKQVVDLLDQLAKIPQLDPRVARICRESIDLVRRGVVAYSTVA; translated from the coding sequence ATGTCCTCCATTACCGGGTCTCCATCTCCATCAGACCGCTATCAGGCGGCAGCTCAGCGGGCAGCTGAGTCAAAAACGTATCTTGGCGCGTTCGCCCGCTCCCTGGACTTTGAACTGGACGACTTCCAACGCGCCGCGTGCAGGTCGCTCCAGGAGGGCCGGGGCGTTCTTGTTGCCGCCCCCACCGGTGCCGGTAAGACGATCGTGGGCGAGTTCGCGATCTATTTGGCCCTTGAACGGGGGCTCAAAGCGTTCTACACCACGCCCATCAAGGCTCTGAGCAACCAGAAGTACTCTGAGCTTGCGGCAAAATACGGTGCGGCCAACGTTGGCCTGCTGACGGGGGATACCACCATCAACGGTGAGGCTCCTGTGGTGGTCATGACCACCGAAGTTCTCCGGAACATGCTCTACGCCGATTCCGAAACCTTGGGAGACCTCGGTTTTGTGGTGATGGACGAGGTCCACTACCTGGCGGACCGTTTCCGTGGTGCAGTGTGGGAAGAGGTCATCATCCATTTGCCCAGCGAAGTCCAGGTTGCTTCGCTCAGTGCCACGGTTTCCAATGCCGAAGAGTTCGGTGCCTGGTTGGACACCGTCCGAGGCGATACTGACGTGATTGTCTCCGAGCACCGCCCTGTGCCGCTGTGGCAACACGTCATGGTGGGCAGGCAGATCGTGGATCTCTTCGCCGGCGATACCACCTTTGACGAAATAGCCCCCCAAGCCTCCGGAGCACGGGAAACCGAAGCTCCTGACCTCGCAGAATCGGACGAGGTTCTGGCCGAACCTCCCGGTACTGATCGCCGACGCGTCTCAGCCAAGCGTTCGTCCACCAACACAGCCCGTCAGGCAGTGACCGGCCCCGAATTCGAAGTCAATCCGGACCTGCTGGCCATGGCCCGCTCGGAGAGCCGGATGAACATGAACGGCCGGTTTGGACACGGCGGACGAAGCCGACGCCGTCAAGACCGTTATCGGGACGAACGGCAGCAGTCGGAGCAGCGTAGTCCTGTCCGCAAGGCCAGCCGTCCGCAGGTCATAGAGAGCCTCAGGCGCCAGGACCTCCTTCCCGCCATTACCTTCATTTTCTCCAGGGCCGGCTGTGACGCAGCCGTAGCGCAGTGCGCATCGTCGGGACTCTGGTTGACCACCGAGCAGGAACAGAAAATCATTGCCCAGCGTGTGGATGAAGCCAGCCACGAAATTCCTGCGGATGATCTGGATGTCCTCGGATTCTGGGGTTGGCGCGATGGACTCATCAGGGGCTTTGCCGCCCACCATGCCGGTATGCTTCCCACCTTCAAGGAAGTGGTGGAAAAACTCTTTGCCGACGGCTTGGTAAAGGCTGTCTTCGCCACGGAGACACTGGCTCTTGGCGTGAACATGCCTGCACGATGCGTGGTGCTGGAAAAGCTGGAAAAGTTCAATGGGGAAGCGCACGTGAACATCACGGCGGGGGAGTACACCCAGCTCACCGGCAGGGCCGGGCGCCGCGGCATCGACGTCGAAGGTCACGCGGTGGTGCTGTGGCAGCCGGGAACAGATCCCGCCGCCGTAGCCGGGCTTGCCTCCCGGCGGACCTACCCGTTGAACTCCAGTTTCCGGCCGACGTACAACATGAGCATCAATTTGATTGCCCAGTTTGGGCGCATCCGGGCCCGTGAAATCCTCGAGTCCTCTTTCGCCCAGTTCCAGGCTGACCGCTCCGTGGTGGGGCTTGCCCGGCAGGTTCGCGGGCGTGAGGAGTCACTTGCCGGTTACGCCAAGTCCATGCAATGCCACCTGGGTGACTTCACGGAGTATGGCAAGCTTCGGCGGGAACTTAGCGATGCCGAGAACTTTGCGGCCCGCGACCACCAGCGCGCAAGGAAGTCCCATGTTGCTGACTCCCTCACGCGTTTGATCCCTGGCGATGTGATCAGCATTTACAGCGGCAGGCTTGCCGGTCATGCAGTGGTCCTGGAGGTGGACCGCAATGCCAGGGAACCGCGGCCCAGCGTGCTCACCTCTGACAACCAGTTGCGACGCATCGGCGTTCACGATCTTGATGGTCCTGTATCCCCGGTGACGCGTATCCGGATCCCCAAGTCGTTCAACGCCAAGGTCCCAAAGGCACGCCGGGACCTCGCTTCGTCCATGCGCCACGCCATCAGTGAAGACGCCCCCCAAAGCCGGCGGAACAGCAGGCACGAGGACTTCGGCTTGGGTGCCCGCCTGCCCGATCAGGAAAAGAAGATCGCGGATCTTCGGCGGGCGCTCCGGGCCCATCCCTGCCATGGCTGCAGCGAACGCGAAGACCACGCCAGATGGTCCGAACGTTGGTGGAAGCTTCGGAGGGAGACGGACGGATTGGTCCGGCAGATCCAAAGCAGGACCAACACCATCGCCAAGACGTTCGATCGCGTTTGTGATGTTCTCTCCGCTTACGGCTACCTGGAAACCAACGACGCCGGGCACGTCACCATCAGCGCCGACGGGCAGAGGCTTCGCAGGATCTACGGCGAGAAAGACCTCCTCATTTCCCAGACTGTCCGACGCGGCGCCATCAACGAGCTGGACGCCGCTGAGCTGGCCTCGCTGGCAAGCACTCTGGTGTACCAGGCCAAACGCGAGGACCGGGGCCTGCGGCCCAGGATGCCGTCGGTTTCGCTGGAATCGGCCGTGGACATTGTTATCCGCGAATGGTCACAGCTCGAAGATACCGAGGAACGCAACAGGTTGCCTTTGACCGGTGAACCGGAACTGGGGCTCGTGTGGCCCATGTACAAGTGGGCCAGGGGGCGCCACCTTCAGGACGTGCTCAGCGGAACCGACCTCGCGGCCGGAGACTTTGTTCGGTGGGCCAAACAAGTGGTGGACCTCCTTGACCAGCTGGCCAAAATCCCTCAACTGGACCCGCGCGTGGCCCGGATATGCCGGGAATCCATCGACTTGGTCCGCCGCGGAGTGGTGGCGTACTCCACCGTGGCGTAG